AAAAAAGTAAAATCATGAGACTAAATAAAATAAACGCAGGCTTATTATCAATCGTTTTCGCATTTTCAACTTTAAATGCGCAGCAACATTTAGATCCTGAATATATCAAAGTTACAAACGAAAGAGCTGCTAAAATCGTTGTAAAATTAGATTTGAAAAATGATGCAAAAGAAAAAGCAGTTTCAAATATAATAGCGCAGCAATTCAGAGATTTAACGGAAATCCAGGACGGAAGAGATGCTGAAATCAAAAAAGTAAAAGAAGATACTTCGTTAGCCAAAGAAAAACAAAACGAAAAAATTGACAAACTGAAAGCAAATGCGGACAAGTCAATTGCAAAATTACATAAATCTTATCTTAAAAAATTAGGTAAAGAATTACCAGAAGAAAAAATTACTGAAGTTAAAGACGGAATGACGTATGGCGTATTGCCAATTACAGTTGTTGCTTATAATGACATGCTTCCAAATTTAACTACAGAACAAAAAGAGTATATCTACAAAGCTTTAGTTGAAGCGAGAGAACACGCAATGGACGCTGGTTCATCTAAAGAAAAACACGGCTGGTTTGGTAAATACAAAGGAAGAATCAACAACTATTTATCAAAACAAGGTTACGATCTAAACAAAGAAAGTAAAGACTGGCACGAACGTGTTGAACAAAGAGAAAAAGCCAAATCAGGCCAATAAACAGTTCTCAGTAATTAGTGAAGAGTGATTAGCACTATTCACTAATTACTCTTTACTAATCACTAACTACTAACTACCAAGAACCCAACAAATGCAAAATATTTTTCCCAACCGTACTTTAAAGAAAACATTACTGGCATTTTCATTCTGTTCACTTGTATCGTCAGCATATGCCCAATATCCGGTAATTCCAAAAGATGTTCAGGCAAAAGCAGATGCTATTCTAGCGGATGAAGAAACAAGATTGAGCGAAATATGGAATGCTAATCTTCATATAATCAAAGAAGAAGCAAAACAAGGAAAACCTTATTTACCTTGGGCTTCTTACCCAAAAGATTTTGTTTTTGCTGATATTCCTGCTTTTCCAGGTGCCGAAGGAGGAGGAGCGTACACACAAGGCGGACGTGGCGGAAAAATATTCGTAGTTACTAGTTTAGAAGACAGCGGTAAAGGAACTTTCCGTGAAGCTTGCGAAGCAGTTGGAGCGAGAACAATCGTTTTTAATGTTTCGGGAATTATTCACTTAAAAAAGAGAATCAGCATGCGTGCGCCTTACGTAACCATTGCTGGGCAAACTGCTCCTGGAGACGGAATTTGTATCGCAGGAGAAACTTTAGAAATTGACACACACGACGTTATTATCAGACACATGCGTTTTAGGCGTGGTGCGACGGAAGTAACCAGAAGAGATGACGCTCTTGGAGGAAATCCAATGGGAAATATTATTGTAGACCATTGCTCAATCAGCTGGGGATTAGACGAAAATATTTCTTTATACAGACATCAATTTGCAGCGAATGCAAAATCGAAATTGGAGAAATTGCCGGCTTGCAACATCACAATTCAGAACACGATTTCATCAGAAGGTTTAGATACTTATAATCATGCATTTGGAAGTACAATTGGCGGATTAAATAGTACTTTTATGCGTAATTTATGGGCCGACAACATTTCTAGAAATGCTTCTATCGGAATGTATGGCGACTTTAATTTTGTCAATAACGTAGTATTTAATTGGTGGAATCGTACCTTAGATGGCGGAGATTACCGTTCGATGTTAAACATCATCAATAATTATTTTAAACCAGGTCCAATAACGCCGGCAGATCAGCCTATTGCACACAGAATTGTAAAGCCTGAGTCTGGATATATTGAGCCAAAACAATATGGAAGAGCGTATGTTTCAGGAAATTTCATTGTAGGTTCTCCTGAAGTTACAGCAGATAACTGGAATGGCGGCGTACAATTGGAAAATCTTCCAGAAGCAGAAACAAAAGAGTTTTTAGCAGCAATCAAACAGCCAAAACCATTCTCAATGCCTGAATTCAAAATTATGAAAGCAGAAGAAGCGTATGATTTTGTTTTAGCGAATGTTGGAGCGACAATACCAAAAAGAGATGCTGTTGATGAAAGAATTTTGAAACAGGTTCGCACAGGAAAAATTGAAGTGAAAGATGGTTTAGAAAACTCAATCGGAAAAGAATTCGTTAAAAGAAGATTACCTGCAGATTCTTACAAAAAAGGAATCATCACGCATCCGGATCAAGTTGGCGGCTATCCAACTTACAAAGGAAAAGCTTATAAAGATTCTGATAATGATGGAATTCCAGATGCTTGGGAGAAAAAATACGGTTTAAATCCAAATGACGCTTCAGATGCCAATAAAGATTTAAACGGAGACGGTTATACAAACATCGAAAAGTATTTTAACGGAATCGATCCAACAAGTAAAGTTGATTGGACGAAAATCGATAATAACAACGATACGTTGGCTAAATTAAAGTCATTAGTACAATAATTTTTTTTACATATCCTAACAGGTTTTCAAAACCTGTTAGGTATCTATAATTATAAGGTTAGAATTAATTTCGATTATATAATTTCGAAAAATAATAATGCCTAACAGGTTTGGAAACCTGTTAGGATAAATCACAAAATATTTTAAAGTGAACTCCAAGAAACTAAAAAATATTGCTTCTTTCAAAAACACATTGTTCTTAATGTGCTTTGCTTTGTCGTTTAGTACAAGCATCACTGCCCAAAACACTTTCCCTGACATTGTAAAAACAAAAGAAGGAAAACTTTCTTTTACGACAGACAATCAAGGAAACCAGATTCCTGATTTTTCTTTTGCAGGATATAGAAATTCTGAAGTTGCAATTCCGAATCTGGAAAATAAGATTTTTGTTTCCAAACAAGAAGAAGATGCCACGCAGAAGATCCAAAATGCAATCGATTATGTAAGCGCATTAAAACCAGACAAATCAGGTTTTCGTGGAGCAGTTCTTTTAGATAAAGGAATTTTCAAAGTAAGCGGAACATTATACATCAGAAAATCGGGTGTTGTTTTACGAGGAAGTGGAAATGCTGAAAACGGAACTGTCCTTTTAGGAACAGGTTTAGAAAGAGAAGCTTTGATTCGAATTTTAGGTGTAAACGATAAAGTGTATAAAGATACTTTCGAATTTAATAACGCTTACACACCACTTGGAACTCAGAAAATCCAATTAAAAAACGCTTCGAAATTAAAAGTTTCTGATGAAATTGAAATCAGCAAACCTTTGACAGATAATTTCATTAAAGAAGTAAACATGCAGGATTTTGGCGGAGAAACTTCTTGGATTGGATGGAAAAAAGGCGCTTGGGATATGACTTGGAATAGAGTTGTAACCAAAATCAACGGAAATGAAGTTACATTGAATGCTCCAATAACAATGTCATTAGATGATGTTTTCGGAGTTTCAAAAGTTACGGTTTATTCATGGCCGGGAAGAGTTGAAAATGCTGGAGTTGAAAACATCTTGATTAAATCAACTTTTAATGCTTCAAACGCAAAAGACGAAGAACACAGATGGCAGGCAATTAGTATTGAAAACACTAGAAATACTTGGGTAAAACAAGTTAATTTCAAACATTTTGCAGGCGGCGCTGTTACGATTTTAAAAACAAGTCAGCAGATTACAGTTGAAGATTGTATCGCGACTGAACCTATTTCAGAAATTGCGTCATTCAGAAGACATACATTTTATACAGAAGGTCAGCAGACGCTTTTCCAACGATGTTATTCAGAATTTGGATATCATGATTTCGCTGTGGGAGGATTTGGAACAACAGGTCCAAATGCTTTTGTTCAGTGCGAATCACATCTTCCATTCAACAACAGTGGCGCAATCGGAAGCTGGGCAACCGGCGTTTTATTTGATATTGCTAATATCGACGGACAAGCATTGAGTTATAACAATAGAGAACAAGGTGGAAGAGGAGCAGGATGGACAGCAGCAAATTCTGTAATCTGGGAATCTTCAGCTTCAAAAGTAGAATGTTACAGTCCGCCAACAGCTCAAAACTGGGCTTTTGGAGTTTGGGGACAATTTGGAGGAAACGGACATTGGAAAGATGTAAACGGACATATCAGCCCAAGAAGTTTATTCTACACGCAATTAGAAAGCAGATTAGGAAAACTTCCTTCACCTGCTTTTATTTACGATTTAGGTTCAGAACCATCTTCAAGTCCAACAATCGAAGTGGCGCAAGAATTGACTAAAGCTTCAGTTACAACCAAACAAAGCCTGCCAGAATGGATTGCAGAAGTTTCAAAACAAAACCCGATTAACATCAATAATTCAGGTTTAAAAAATGCAAATGATTTAAAAATTTCTTCTTCAATTAAAGCACAGAATAAATCAAAAGTTATCACAGAAAATGGCTGGTTAACTTTTAACGGAAAAGTTATCGCTGGAAAACAAATGAATGTAGCGTGGTGGAGAGGTGATCTTACAGATGATTTCGTAAACAAATCTTTACCGCATGTAACTCGTTTTGTACCAGGAAGAACAGGAAACGGATTAACAGACAGAGTTCAGGAAACAGTTGATTATTTAACTTCAAATAATATTATCGCTTTAGAACACAATTACGGTTTGTGGTACGACCGCAGAATGGACGATCACGAACGTGTTAGAAGAATTGATGACGATACTTGGCCTCCGTTTTACGAACAGCCTTTTGCAAGAAGCGGAAAAGACTTTGCTTGGGATCATTTAAGCAAATATGATTTAACAAAATTCAATGATTGGTATTG
This portion of the Flavobacterium gelatinilyticum genome encodes:
- a CDS encoding DUF3826 domain-containing protein, with the translated sequence MRLNKINAGLLSIVFAFSTLNAQQHLDPEYIKVTNERAAKIVVKLDLKNDAKEKAVSNIIAQQFRDLTEIQDGRDAEIKKVKEDTSLAKEKQNEKIDKLKANADKSIAKLHKSYLKKLGKELPEEKITEVKDGMTYGVLPITVVAYNDMLPNLTTEQKEYIYKALVEAREHAMDAGSSKEKHGWFGKYKGRINNYLSKQGYDLNKESKDWHERVEQREKAKSGQ
- a CDS encoding polysaccharide lyase is translated as MQNIFPNRTLKKTLLAFSFCSLVSSAYAQYPVIPKDVQAKADAILADEETRLSEIWNANLHIIKEEAKQGKPYLPWASYPKDFVFADIPAFPGAEGGGAYTQGGRGGKIFVVTSLEDSGKGTFREACEAVGARTIVFNVSGIIHLKKRISMRAPYVTIAGQTAPGDGICIAGETLEIDTHDVIIRHMRFRRGATEVTRRDDALGGNPMGNIIVDHCSISWGLDENISLYRHQFAANAKSKLEKLPACNITIQNTISSEGLDTYNHAFGSTIGGLNSTFMRNLWADNISRNASIGMYGDFNFVNNVVFNWWNRTLDGGDYRSMLNIINNYFKPGPITPADQPIAHRIVKPESGYIEPKQYGRAYVSGNFIVGSPEVTADNWNGGVQLENLPEAETKEFLAAIKQPKPFSMPEFKIMKAEEAYDFVLANVGATIPKRDAVDERILKQVRTGKIEVKDGLENSIGKEFVKRRLPADSYKKGIITHPDQVGGYPTYKGKAYKDSDNDGIPDAWEKKYGLNPNDASDANKDLNGDGYTNIEKYFNGIDPTSKVDWTKIDNNNDTLAKLKSLVQ
- a CDS encoding DUF6298 domain-containing protein, giving the protein MNSKKLKNIASFKNTLFLMCFALSFSTSITAQNTFPDIVKTKEGKLSFTTDNQGNQIPDFSFAGYRNSEVAIPNLENKIFVSKQEEDATQKIQNAIDYVSALKPDKSGFRGAVLLDKGIFKVSGTLYIRKSGVVLRGSGNAENGTVLLGTGLEREALIRILGVNDKVYKDTFEFNNAYTPLGTQKIQLKNASKLKVSDEIEISKPLTDNFIKEVNMQDFGGETSWIGWKKGAWDMTWNRVVTKINGNEVTLNAPITMSLDDVFGVSKVTVYSWPGRVENAGVENILIKSTFNASNAKDEEHRWQAISIENTRNTWVKQVNFKHFAGGAVTILKTSQQITVEDCIATEPISEIASFRRHTFYTEGQQTLFQRCYSEFGYHDFAVGGFGTTGPNAFVQCESHLPFNNSGAIGSWATGVLFDIANIDGQALSYNNREQGGRGAGWTAANSVIWESSASKVECYSPPTAQNWAFGVWGQFGGNGHWKDVNGHISPRSLFYTQLESRLGKLPSPAFIYDLGSEPSSSPTIEVAQELTKASVTTKQSLPEWIAEVSKQNPININNSGLKNANDLKISSSIKAQNKSKVITENGWLTFNGKVIAGKQMNVAWWRGDLTDDFVNKSLPHVTRFVPGRTGNGLTDRVQETVDYLTSNNIIALEHNYGLWYDRRMDDHERVRRIDDDTWPPFYEQPFARSGKDFAWDHLSKYDLTKFNDWYWSRLAQFATLAEPNGQMLINQQYFQHNILEAGAHWASSPWRSANNINNSGFPEPPPYAGDKRIFMAEQFYDVTNADRRKLHQGFIRKSFENFQENSNVIQLTSAEYTGPLHFMEFWLDEAQKWKDETGKKGLIGLSATKDVQDAILNDAKRFKTVDVIDIRYWYYKEDGSAYAPQGGVNLAPRQHARKLKTGKETDNQVYRAVREYREKYPEKVILYSTDGSSRFGWPALMGGASMPNIPKIELPQFYAALSEMKLVDGNTFSDNLWKLENKGKSYLFYLKNDQDITIDLSNEKGTFEVFAINASKGNITKKANISGGKQVTIPQAEIKEKVLFVMKK